Proteins encoded within one genomic window of Papio anubis isolate 15944 chromosome X, Panubis1.0, whole genome shotgun sequence:
- the LOC101005275 gene encoding small integral membrane protein 10-like protein 2A codes for MAASAALSAAAAAAALSGLAVRLSRSAAARGSYSAFCKGLTRTLLTFFDLAWRLRMNFPYFYIVASVMLNVRLQVRIE; via the coding sequence ATGGCGGCGTCGGCGGCTCTGTctgcggcagcggcggcggcggccctgTCTGGCCTGGCGGTGCGTCTGTCACGCTCAGCGGCCGCCCGAGGCTCGTACAGCGCCTTCTGCAAGGGGCTTACGCGCACGCTGCTCACCTTCTTCGACCTGGCCTGGCGGCTGCGCATGAACTTCCCCTACTTCTACATCGTGGCCTCAGTGATGCTCAACGTCCGCCTGCAAGTGCGTATCGAGTGA